The Rhodamnia argentea isolate NSW1041297 chromosome 10, ASM2092103v1, whole genome shotgun sequence sequence GTGGGAAGCATACCGGACAGTGGACACTTTCTCACGTTTTCCGAAAGTTCCTTTGAAGGAAACCTTGGATTGTGCGGGCTTCAGCTCAACAAAAGTTGCTCAACTACAACGAATGGCACAGATGAAGCAGGTAGCGTCCCAACTCAAAGTGACACAGATGACGATGGTGACAAGGACGATAGCGAGAAGAAGTGGTTTTACATGGGCATACCGCTTGGATTCGTGGTTGGCTTCTGGGTATTTTGTGGTCCATTGGCATTTATCAAATCATGGAGGTTTGCTTATTATGGATTCTGGGATAAAGTACTACTCAGACACTTCCGTCCATGAAGATTTCCATTGAGGTTCAATTGCTAAACTTGTAAAAAGTTTTCTTctcttcataatttttcatcacCATTTAAAAGTAGGTCCTCGTCTCGTGTAGAAATCACCATTCAAAAGTAGGTCTGCAGCATAGACACTCAATTGGATCCTTAAAATTTGTGTGTGCAAAATAGgatccttctttttcttcaatagAAAAGGGACAGTGAAATGTAGAACACAAGGGAGGGAGAGTGCGAGACACGCGAGGAGGGGTGATGGTTGAAAAATGTGAGAACTTATGAATATACTTAGTAACATTTGGCTTATTACTTCATAGGTTTTGTTAGCTTATGAATATTTATATGGGAGCCTATAACGGGTTAAATTTACAAATGTTTAATATTGAAATTATCGATTGCTTTAAATTACCACCTATTACAATAATTACCATTACTTACTGAAGGTACTTATGTGACAAACTTTCATATGTAATGTTGCAACCCTCCCGAGGTGGAGATCTCttagggaattttttttaatcgattgcTAAGCGAGTGCCAATGATTCTTTTTCCAAGGTGGCGCCTATACCTAGTACGAATACTCCCAAGCTTACCAGTTACAGTTTGGTTTTCTAGTTCTATCACTTCATTTAATTTATTGTTGAGGTGCCACTAATCAATTATGGACGGTTAAGGAACCCTAGTAAGATGCAAGAACTTGCCTTACTCTTGCAAACCAGGGATTGTCACTTTGGAGATTTGGTTATACTAGATAAATCTCACATCCGTGGCATGAGAACAGCTGCATGTCATTTTGGTTGTTATGCTCGATTGTACTAAGttactaaattaaatatttttcatctccATATATGTCTATTGTAGGAAAGTCCTTCAATCAAAAgaagttcttcaaatttggatGAAATGAAGATTCTTCAAGCGTGTACCCCCCCCAAACCGGACCAAAGGTGCAAGCTTCCCAGCTCTAAGAAGTTGCATGGagattttgggtaaatttcaATTCCTAAAGGTTTTGAAGTTCCTGCTCAGTTCATGGGCTTGAAATTTGGATCTGGTTGCCTAGTTCACTTCGTCATTGGTCTGGCTTGTGATAACTGCTGCAATAGCATTTGTGCGAACATGTTGTCTCCTAATTTCGATTCGCTGCAATAACATTTGTAAGTTCTCTGGAAATGTTAAATCCTTGTGTTAACACGATGCTCTTCGTCTGTCATGGACTACTTCCATCTGGTACCACATGATCTAAGCGCAATGAAGATGCCAGTTTTTAGCAATCTAAAACCAAAATTACAAATAGCAGCTGAAGCGATATTGAGAAATGAAACCAGGCATGTAATGAATTTCATTGGTCTGATAAGATTTCTCTATTTATGTGTCTGAGACTGAGTTGCTAAGGTTGGTTAGTTCTCGGGATGGCCTTAGAGATGGTAAAAACAAAGAGCATGGAAGCAGCGGTAGCCATAGTGAAGGACCAAGGGCTGCCAAAGTGCGCCGGCTTAATCCCCGTCCATCTCACACGCCATTTGTTCCAGTGGTATGTGGCCAATTCCCCAACTTACTCTGTGTTAGTGACATCCTTGGGGAGATCACTGAAGAATCTCGCAACCTTCCGGTCTGTGCCCAGCAAATTTGTACTCATGAGGATTTGGAACACAAACAGTAGCAGTGTGGCACTGCTCGACTTCCTAGCATTGCTTAAATTTTTGGAAGGCGGAAATGTACCTCAGGAGTTCAGCTCTGAATCATGAGACAGGATAATCAGAGAAACTGTTTGTCCATTTATCGTAAATTCAATAGGCACAATAAGGACTTAACCATAgtttgaaaggagaaaaatctgACATACGGGAAAGAATGCAAAAGTAAAGGCCAAGAAGAACGGATCCCTCAGTTTTACTGGTGATCTCCTCAGACTGATGTCttcattttccttaatttgcGAGTCTGAAAGCTCCATCTTTAATTTCCTTAATTTCCCCATAGTGAACATTAAACAGAAAAGCAGGTCCTGATTACAATGAACCTTGAGATACATAATGGGAGTAATACAAGTATCTGCTGTCTGGAAGGGAACTTGTACTGTAGAAAGTGGGCAATTATGTCCTAGAGAAAGAGATgctcttgtttttcctttctagtCAAGAACCAACGAAGACCGCCACTGGCTCAATCAAAGTGATTTGATGAATTTGCATTCGCAAGTCAAGTCAACTTAATATAGCCGAGCATAGGGACTAAACGATTAATGCTACGATGTGATAAGACTTAGACCAAACACAGGTCCATAGAAATCCCATCCAAGGAGGTTCTTCTTCATCCGCCTTCCTATAAGAACAATACTCCTCCTTATATGTGTTCACTCAATTTACTCTGTAAAATTGTATCGAAGTTTGTGCTCGATGAGAACCTTGCATTTGTTGTGGCTTCTCTTGCCATTCATATGCACCAATTTCGTCAGAACCTATTTGGTATCAGCCTCTAGTCCATGTCTTGGCGATCAAGAATCGTTGCTGGTCGAGCTGAAAAATAGCCTCGTCTTCAATGCATCTGTGTCTTCCAAGCTGGTCACGTGGAATCAGAACGCTCGCCCATGGAATGGTGTGATGTGCGACGTGGATGGAAAGGTCATTGGTCTAGACTTGAGCTTCAAGTCGATCTCTTGCAGTATTTACAGTTCGTCGAGTCTCTTTAGACTAATGCATCTTCAAATGCTAAACTTGGCTTTCAACGACTTCAAATCCTCGGCAATTCCATCTGGCTTTGCAAATCTCAGTGGCCTGATTTACCTGAACTTGTCCAATGCTGGATTCTCAGGGCAGATTCCGATAGAGTTAGCGCGCTTGAGGAAGTTAAGTattcttgatctctctcttcGTTATTTTCCTGGACTTGACAGCTAAAGCTCAAGAATCCCAATTTGAAGACCTTGATCGGAAACCTCACGGAGCTAATACAGTTGCGTCTTGATGGCGTAGACCTGTCTTCTGAGGGAAATGAATGGTGCAATGCATTGTCCTCTTCAGTGCAAAAACTTGAGGTGCTGAGCATGTCTAATTGCGTTCTTTCTGGTCCTGTTGACTCTTCCCTTGTGAATCTTCATCATTTGTCATTCATTCAACTCGATGGGAACAACCTGTTAACCACAGTTCCTGAGTTCTTCGCCAGATTTGCCAACCTAACCGCTCTGCATCTGAGTTATTGTGGGTTGTGTGGAGAGTTTCCTAGTAAAATCTTTCAGGTGCAGACACTTCAGACCCTTGACCTATCATACAACCAACTTCTTCAGGGTCCTTTGCCTGATTTCCCGAAGGATAGTTCTATTGAGGATCTGGCCCTAAGTTTCACGAGTATTTCAGGGAAGCTTCCAGATTCAATCGGTAATCTCAGAAAATTGTCGAGTTTAGAATTGTTCAATTGCAGTTTGAGTGGATCGATCCCGAGCTCCATGGAGAACCTGTCAAAGCTGACTTATTTGGATTTGTCTTCAAATAATCTTACTGGTTCAGTTCCTTCATTCAGTATGTGCAAGAATCTGAGATAGATTATGCTATACCGCAATGCCCTAACAGGAGATGTAAAGTCCACCCGATGGGAAGAACTTCTGAGCCTTGTAAATCTAGATTTGCGGCACAACTCGCTGGACGGAACCATTCCCCTGTCTCTTATTACAATTCCTTCAATTAAGGCGATAGAGATTTCCAACAATCAGTTCTCTGGTGAGCTAAGTGGGTCTGTAAATGTCACTTGCTGTCAACTAAGCGCGCTTGATTTGAGCAGCCACAATTTAGATGGACCAATACCAGTGTATGTTTTTGAACTTCGAGGGCTTAGCTACCTCTCACTTTCTTCTAATAATTTCAGTGGCTCATTGCACATTGATGTGTTTCAGCAGCTTAAGAACCTCACATACCTCGATCTTTCCCACAACGGTTTGTCAGTTAATGCTACTGCTTCCACTTCTGCCTTGTTCGGTTTCCCTACTCTATACACTTTAAAGCTGGCTTCCTGTCAGCTGAGCTCAGTACCTGAATTCTTGCAAAATCTACCCCTGTTAAGCTATTTAGACCTCTCCGACAATCGAATTCAAGGAGAGATACCCAAATGGATATGGGAAAGCGAATATATTTCTTATGTCAATCTTTCCTTCAATTTCTTCGAGAAACTAGGAGAACCTTTACCTAATCTCTCTCCTGATCTGACTGTTATTGACCTGCACAGAAACAAGCTCCAGGGGCAAACGTTACCTCTGCCACCGACCAGTATCTACCTGGATTTCTCAAGTAACAATTTCAGTTCagttcttgaaaatgatattggTAAACACCTGGCTTCCACAATTTTCTTATCTCTctcaaacaatcattttcatGGCCCTTTACCAGAATCAATTTGCAAAGCCCAGTCTCTCGAGGTACTTGACCTTTCCAACAACAGTTTAATGGGAACCATTCCTCAGTTCTTAATGTTGGAGAATCTCAAGGTGTTGAACTTGAGGAATAACAACCTGACTGGAGGAATTCCGCATACATTACCAGCTGCATGCCTTTTGAGGACTTTGGATGTTAATGCTAATCTCTTGACAGGAAAGCTCCCGATTTCTCTTGCTAAATGTTCCATGTTAGAGGTGCTAGACATTGGAAACAATTGGATTAAGGATGCATTCCCGTGCCAGTTGAGGAACATATCTACCCTGAGAGTCCTTGTTCTGCATTCCAACAAATTCCACAGGCCAATTGATTGTCCAGTCATTAGTGGCACATGGAAGATGCTTCAAATTGTTGATCTATCTTTCAACAATTTCAGTAGTATGCTTCCTGCAGATTTCCTGATGTCTTGGGAGGCCATGAAGGTCAATTTGCACTTTGACCATCTTCAATATCCGTTTCTTTGGTTGAGTGATCTCTATTATCAGGACACAGTTCGTGTTACTTTTAAAGGTCTGCAGCTAGAACTAATGAAGATCCTAACTGTTTTCACCTCGATCGACTTCTCGAGCAACAGATTTGAGGGTCCAATACCAGAAGCGTTGGGAGATCTTCAAGCACTCTATTATCTCAACCTGTCACACAATGTGCTTTCAGGCCCTATCTCCCCCTCATTAGGCAAGATACGACAGCTCGAATCCCTAGACTTGTCACAGAACTACCTCAATGGGACCATTCCGGTGCAGCTTTCAGATCTGAACTTCCTTTCATTCCTGAACCTCTCCTATAATCAACTGGTCGGAATGATCCCAGCAAGAAAACAGTATGTCACATTTTCAGAAGGTTCGTTGGAAGGTAACAGAGGTCTATGTGGGTTTCCACTTCACAAAAGCTGCCCAATAACTCGCAATCCTGAAGAAGCAGATGCTGTCTGTTAAGAATTGATCCATTTAccagaaaaatccagaaaaatcctcaaatatCTAGTCCTCATACGGCAGAGGAGTAGTATAGAATAGTCTAGAGTGTGTAGAAAAATCTTGGTTGACAAGTCAAAGTGTACATGGTTAGCAATAAAGACACGTGGGCCATGTATTCACCCTATGTTGATTGTAATGTCGGTGgaatttgcctataaataggcttgaTAGTGCTCTTGTaagtagagaagaaaaagagaaaagaactagTCAAACACCCAAAAGTCTTGTAATTATTTTCCACTCAATAAAAAGTGTTTCCTTGTCTACTGATCTTCTCTCATTGCCGTAAATAGCCAAAACAATACACCCTCACCAAATATCAATTCACGCTTCCCTAAAAACtaacagtggtatcagagccacgtTCGGTTGGTTTTGGACGTTTGTCCTAATCACCCTCATCTAAAATCACCCCATGGCCAACGTTGCATCATCCTCATTTCCAATTCCCATTTTTGATGGGAACAACTATGACTACTGGAGCATCAAAATGACTACGTTTCTGATGGCCCAAGATTTATGGGACATCGTGGAGAAAGGCTACGAGGTTTCGCAAGAAGGTGCAACGGTTACGAAGGATCAactactgtcgcgacctaaaattcgtggcgaattccgggttaatggattaccaaattaattaaatgaattaattaacctagcccgagctctcccaaactctaccaattcgcaacttaagttcacatgatttcaatcaaaatattttcgatctttggagccgccactaatctttttcggaaggtagattagatacctaaataaagtatgggagaatactttattttctgctaaccagagttttaggttcggagacttgattatgttaatttttcaattaacaccctttcggtaccattcttgtgaaaattttcttgattggcaaatccgattgatttcaatgaatgaatttaggtgcaatttatttttgggttttcttgattagatgaatgctatgcaactatatgaaatgagtgatgatgatattgagaaaatgtattttgatgcatataaaggaaagtgaattctaactacatgatgtGTAACATgaaaactaacctatatgacatgcaagatgatctATTTACATGtagtatagtaaaaaaaaaaaaaaatttgcatgaatGACTTATAATAATGCATGACAAATTAGACTATATGAAATCACACAGAATGTCATaaccttttaatgaattttcggttttatgatttttgttccgacaattaacacaaattgattagtcaaaatccaatttatattaagagtcttcttaagatgtaatttccgaaaaaattcatttaaggtcaagacatgatgatttttttatgatttttatgatttttttttaaaaaaaagaatcaaataagaatataataaaccttgagcataatacaccttataatccgaatttttccgatgagttcgcttcgtacccgggaggtggggtcagaaggtaatttattcacgtcgtaccccgggggtggggtcagatagtgaatttatatattatga is a genomic window containing:
- the LOC115745714 gene encoding receptor like protein 22-like, whose protein sequence is MLYRNALTGDVKSTRWEELLSLVNLDLRHNSLDGTIPLSLITIPSIKAIEISNNQFSGELSGSVNVTCCQLSALDLSSHNLDGPIPVYVFELRGLSYLSLSSNNFSGSLHIDVFQQLKNLTYLDLSHNGLSVNATASTSALFGFPTLYTLKLASCQLSSVPEFLQNLPLLSYLDLSDNRIQGEIPKWIWESEYISYVNLSFNFFEKLGEPLPNLSPDLTVIDLHRNKLQGQTLPLPPTSIYLDFSSNNFSSVLENDIGKHLASTIFLSLSNNHFHGPLPESICKAQSLEVLDLSNNSLMGTIPQFLMLENLKVLNLRNNNLTGGIPHTLPAACLLRTLDVNANLLTGKLPISLAKCSMLEVLDIGNNWIKDAFPCQLRNISTLRVLVLHSNKFHRPIDCPVISGTWKMLQIVDLSFNNFSSMLPADFLMSWEAMKVNLHFDHLQYPFLWLSDLYYQDTVRVTFKGLQLELMKILTVFTSIDFSSNRFEGPIPEALGDLQALYYLNLSHNVLSGPISPSLGKIRQLESLDLSQNYLNGTIPVQLSDLNFLSFLNLSYNQLVGMIPARKQYVTFSEGSLEGNRGLCGFPLHKSCPITRNPEEADAVSRPKYLEDNGWIDMKLFCMSMPLGFVVGLRVFCGTLITIRSWRRAYCRFWDDLLSGLSEWYRFHRTFIVLLA